In one Culex quinquefasciatus strain JHB chromosome 2, VPISU_Cqui_1.0_pri_paternal, whole genome shotgun sequence genomic region, the following are encoded:
- the LOC6040039 gene encoding 2-(3-amino-3-carboxypropyl)histidine synthase subunit 1 — protein MAAVEVAQPADIAAAPVTDEVKIVKAKPVRKVFKGATRVVNKIPQALLNDVELNAAISVLPTNYNFEIHKTIWRIREMKAQRVALQLPEGLLMFSLVISDIIERFTEADTIVMGDVTYGACCVDDYTAKALGADLLVHYGHSCLIPVDQTTGIKVLYVFVDIKIDALHFIESVKLNFGDGNRKLALVSTIQFVATLHAAAKELREANYDVVIPQSKPLSPGEILGCTAPRIPDERTLIYLGDGRFHLEAAMISNPSLEAYKYDPYEKRFTREHYDHAEMRRNRKRAIDASRDAKRFGLILGTLGRQGSPKVMEHLRKRLKHHNREAVIILLSEIFPTKLELFREVDAFVQVACPRLSIDWGTAFPKPLLTPYELSVALGDAEWKLDECSEPTTNGTTNGSSTAVPKEVYPMDFYANKSLGEWTPNHKPLDICENSLDGGCCGRCTEEKGGKEKKKD, from the exons ATGGCAGCGGTCGAGGTCGCACAACCTGCGGACATTGCAGCTGCTCCGGTGACGGATGAGGTAAAGATTGTGAAGGCCAAGCCCGTCCGGAAGGTGTTCAAGGGGGCAACCCGGGTTGTGAACAAGATTCCACAGGCTTTGCTGAACGACGTTGAGTTGAATGCGGCTATCAGCGTGCTGCCGACGAACTACAACTTTGAGATCCACAAGACCATCTGGCGCATCCGGGAGATGAAGGCCCAGCGGGTGGCGCTGCAGCTGCCGGAAG GTCTCCTGATGTTCTCCCTGGTAATCAGCGACATCATCGAGCGGTTCACCGAAGCGGACACGATCGTGATGGGCGACGTTACGTACGGTGCGTGCTGCGTAGACGACTACACGGCCAAAGCCCTCGGCGCCGATCTGCTCGTGCACTACGGCCACAGCTGTCTCATTCCGGTGGACCAAACGACCGGCATCAAGGTGCTGTACGTGTTCGTGGACATCAAAATCGACGCGCTGCATTTCATAGAAAGTGTCAAGCTCAACTTCGGCGACGGCAACCGCAAACTTGCCCTGGTCAGCACAATCCAGTTCGTGGCGACACTGCACGCAGCCGCCAAAGAACTCCGCGAGGCAAACTACGACGTCGTTATCCCCCAGTCCAAACCCCTTAGCCCGGGGGAAATCCTCGGCTGCACCGCACCTCGAATCCCGGACGAACGCACCCTGATCTACCTCGGTGACGGTCGGTTCCACCTGGAGGCGGCCATGATTTCCAACCCATCCCTCGAAGCCTACAAGTACGATCCGTACGAGAAGCGGTTCACCCGCGAGCACTACGACCACGCCGAGATGCGGCGGAACCGCAAGCGAGCGATTGACGCAAGTCGTGACGCGAAACGATTTGGGCTGATTTTGGGCACGCTCGGCCGGCAGGGGTCGCCCAAGGTGATGGAGCATTTGCGCAAGCGATTAAAGCATCACAACCGCGAGGCGGTTATCATTCTGCTGTCGGAAATTTTTCCCACCAAGCTGGAGCTGTTCCGCGAGGTCGATGCCTTTGTGCAG GTGGCCTGCCCGCGCCTTTCCATTGACTGGGGCACCGCCTTCCCGAAGCCTCTGCTGACCCCGTACGAGCTCTCTGTGGCGCTGGGAGACGCCGAGTGGAAACTTGACGAATGTTCCGAGCCGACAACCAACGGCACGACAAACGGCAGCAGCACCGCTGTTCCGAAGGAGGTCTACCCGATGGATTTCTACGCCAACAAAAGCCTGGGCGAGTGGACGCCCAACCACAAACCGTTGGACATTTGCGAGAACTCGCTGGACGGTGGATGCTGCGGCCGGTGTACGGAGGAGAAAGGCGGCAAGGAGAAGAAGAAGGACTAG